The Gossypium raimondii isolate GPD5lz chromosome 2, ASM2569854v1, whole genome shotgun sequence genome segment CAAGGACAGGAAATGTACAAGCATTAATTAAAGTAGAAAAACCACTCAGCAGACGACTCAGGACCTCATTATAGAATGGCAACGCTTTTATTCTGAAATGTATTACTAATGAAACTTTATGGTTGCAGGCTATAGCGATGATCTTTTGGCaagtaaattaatcatttcaagATTAACACTTGCAAAACTGCACTATATGGAGCAAAGACAGAACAATGAGGCGTATCTTAAGCAGTGAAGAAGTGACAACCCACTGGAAGCTATTGCCTCTAATGCATGATATCAATGCCATGAAGAATCAATTTCAACATATACAGCCTTCGGAACAGTGGCACGATGGTAGCAAATTAGCTATATCAATGGCAAAGAAAGCTCTGACTTATACCAAGAACAATAATGCTTTGGGCTAACATTTCCTATAAGTGTATTAAGTAAcggaaaaaaaatattcaagtatATTTTTTACACTCCTTTGTCCACCTCATTATGCATGTCTTTTAAGTCGCACCTTGTTTGACACAAGGAAAGCTTCATAGTAAATGGTTTTCTACGTTCCATCATGTCTGGTATATATTCCAATTTATTGCTACTCTTTAAAGTAACAGGAATTGGTTTAAGCTACATTGAGCGTCtttctcaaaaatttcaaccaaccataagaaaaaaaaaatacaaatgaatGTTCTCTGTAGCTACAACCTAATGCACATCATCTTACTAGAAGTGATGAACTAGAAGAATGATGCATAAATTCAACATTCATCTTTAAAGAAAACCCACATTACTTCCTTCCCCTGTTAAGCCTCTGCAAGTGGTAATTAATGCTGCCCCATGGCTTCCTATTCTTGGTAGACTGCAACAAAGTACACAAATTGTTTGTGTAAGTCAATCATGTATGTAAGATTTCAGAGAAAAACATGTATTCCAGAGGCAGACAAGAATTGCACAATTAGGGTTCAAGATGAAAATAATGATGTAAACAGTAAAAGTAATTGAGGAGGTTAGGGGCATTAAGTAAAACCATAGTTACAAACCTGAGCATCCATGCAAGCATTCAAAAGATCCTTCTGCCGGACACATTTTTCATCATTAACCTTGTTAAGAGCCATGCAATTTAGGAATGATATCATTTCCTTCATGCAAGGTTTTGTAAGAGAGCCAAATTTCTTTGGATTTATATAAAGCGCATCAGCTTTGCGGCCCATTGTTTATGACTAAGTCTACATGAGCAAAACAAAACCAATGTTACTTCCTTTTAATTTAACTCCACGTCACATGAAACTGGTTAACAGGAAAGTTGCAAAAGCTAAAAGACGGCTAAAACAGACAATTTCTTAACAGCTGGATAAGCATGAGAGCAACAATGCATGTATACGTGACAGATTCGTAATGCTTCAGATGGTAAAAACaagtacatatacatataaagcAATTATAGTTTACAAAAATGCATGGCATGTTACATCGGTGGTCTATACCATATAATAGAGAGAGATCACAAAATCAACACTTGCTAAGCATAACAAGTTCCTTACGCTTATGTAGCCAATCTGGCGTGGTTTAGGGGGAAAACAGCAGTAAATGAGCAGAATTAGAACTGAAAAACAAGTAGAAGTTGGAACACTAGAAAACTTAGGGTTATAAAAGAATTTCTAGTTTCTCTCTTccaattcaaagaaaataataataatgccgCGGCTGTAAATATTTTACAGCTTATTTATACTATTGCTACAAATAAAGTTTTAACCCAAGCTTTAGATTTAAACCATAAAGATATCTTATAATCTAGCCTTAGCTTTAAACCTTAAAAggtaacttaaatttaaaatgattttggacAGTGAAGAATGCACACTGAAAGCACTAATGGCTGCTCTGAAAATGCGATCGTGTGCAACTTGACTTAAAATTTGCAATTACAGATCTTCCAAGGCCTCTGCGGCCTCTAGaactaaataaatcatttatgtATTATAGGAAACAAATTATTTATAGGATTCAGAATTCATTTAGTTTATCATTGTCGGTTGAATTGAAAGAAAGAGTAGAAAACTAGAACGATGGTAACAGAAAGGAGCACTGAGGCAGCAGCAGAAAGCTAGTGTGAAGGGGAAGTGTACAGAATAGAATGTTGTAAGAGAAGGGAACACAGAATGTCAGGTTGAGGGGAAGCATTGACTACAGACAAAGTTTAACCCTACAAAGAAACGGGTATGTATTTCCCCCGGACTACTACACTGCCTGCTCATCACATAAACTTATTGAGATGTGCCAACAATCTCAATCTAAAAGTGCacatatttattaaactaaCAGAAGCAGAACAGAACAGCTCGCTTTAACCATGagaatgaaaaacaaatatcaGTATGCTTTGTAATTAGCATCACAAGTTGCTTTCTtctcaaacttaccaacatatGGAAAGCTCTGTCTTCTAATAAATCCCTAGTATCACATACATGatccataaataaaaaaagatgactCTTCTTTACACATTTAACACACACTTAACAGAGCAGTACATTGTTTCACGGATTGACGTCACGATGCAATTTCTTCTCAGCAAAGTGGGTATGGGATAATAAATCACGTTTATGTTAGATCAATTACCTTGTGaggagggtttttttttttttccaaataaaattcCTAAACTACCCATAAACCGCAACTCAAACCCCTAAAATAGACAGTACCGACTGAGCAAAATACCTTAACAGCTACACATCTATAATCAGATTCTCCAAATTTATccgaaaaactaaaaaatgaaacTAAAGCGAAGATTAGTTCAATCAAACAATCTCCATTAAAATAATTCCAGGAAACGAACTTTGATTTGAACATAGATACGATTATATTTCAACTAATtagaagtaaaaaaataaaaaattaacagagaaattgaaaaataaaaagaaaaaacgagAAATTAGACAAGGGAACCTACCGGATCGGCAGCCTTCAACGGCGAACACGTTAAAGAGAGGGAACGGAACGATCAACCTCGATCTTTAAGACTTAGGGCTTATTTCTTTTATCCTTGTTTTACAATGTGTTTTGTGAAACTAGGTGGGCCGTTGGATCCAAATACCAAAAATACAAAAGGCCAACTATGTAAATCTTCTAGCCCCAAAAAAGTTCAAGTCCCCGAGATTATTAAAAAACACCTTCAAGGCTCTAAGCTCCACACATTCTCTATattgtttctattttatatttatcgtatgaaaattaaatttataataaatataatattataagtaaatatttaaaatatatattaaattattgtattagTATTTGGTATAAAACTATTTCacaagtatttttaaaaattactaacCTTATTTGTAGAGTTTAAAAACTCTATTGGTAGTATACCAAAGATTTTTCCTAAGTCATTTAAGTTAAGTTATTTATGCCAATAAACTCTTGGCTCAGTAAACAAAAACGTTATGTTGTTGGTATGAGAGTCTGGGTTCGATGACAACTAAGCTCATTCCCCTCCCCTATTATtaaaaaactacaaaaataagaaaagaactaaattattaaatatcaaattaaaaaaacataaattttagtataaaaatataaaagcatacgataaaactaaaatcagcttaaatttatcatttacaatttattattgaGTCGAATGTAACTCTTATATCACTGCATCAGTAATTTCCTcgacaataatataatttttaaaaagaaattgtatagtaataattatagtttttaagtagcactttaataaatcatttttagagagatttttctttttctttttttttattatcaccACTAATAAATGATACTGTCTTGTCTGAAAAAGATCATACATAATCCCATTCATGAGTGCCATGAATGTGACCATTGCTTTtggattatttttcgatgataatttatgtgtttattttatttttcttttgtattgaaTCTAGACTAACCTTCATTTAGTTCTAAAAGAAatactttgatttattt includes the following:
- the LOC105788844 gene encoding uncharacterized protein LOC105788844, translating into MGRKADALYINPKKFGSLTKPCMKEMISFLNCMALNKVNDEKCVRQKDLLNACMDAQSTKNRKPWGSINYHLQRLNRGRK